In Eulemur rufifrons isolate Redbay chromosome 2, OSU_ERuf_1, whole genome shotgun sequence, the sequence CCCAGAACTCCGGACGCCGGGGCCGCAGGCTCGCCCTCCGGCGGGGGCCTCTTGCCACGCTCGCCCTCCAGGGACGTGCCCCCGGAGCCGGAGGCGGCCTCGGACATGGCGAGGACAGGTCAGGTCAGGGGCTGCGAGCGGCCCGGGCACCGGGGGGCCGCGGGCTCATGGGGCGGGTGCGGCGGCTGAGCGCGCGGGAGGAGGAGACAAAGGCCGCGCCCGCCCGCGCGGGCCGCCGTCCTCAAGCGCCCGAGCGCTGCTTCTCGTCCCCGCCCGAGCCGAACCTCGATTCTTCTTCCCAGCCCGGCACGCGTCACTCTTCTGGTTCTCGTGTCAGCCCGCCCGCCTCGCTCTCTGGTTCTTGTCTCCGCCCGTGTTGTTTTCTGGGTTTCGTTCTCGCCCGCCCACCTCGCTCTCTGGTGCTCGTCCCCGCCCGCACCGGTGGTGCATTCTCCGACTGGTCTCCACCCACGCCGCATTCTAGTCCCCgccccagagcctcagtttccccctctgtaaaacCCGGACTCCGGAGGCGCGGTTTGGAATGTGAGATATGCGTGATTTGACTACGGCAGGACGTGGGAGGGGGCGGGCCTGGTCGAAGGAGATTCCTGGTGGTAATAACCTCAACGCCACCGCAGGACTGCAAATTACAGCAGGTGCTGTGTCAGGCAGGACCTTTGTGCATGCCGTTCAGCGGCCTAGGACACTTTTCATGCCCTCTTTGCCCACTTAACCCGTAATCCCTTCAGGATGTAACCCCCTTAGAAAAGATCCAGTAGAGTTGTCaagtttagcaaataaaaacgGTCCACGTAGGTAAATGTAAATTTCAGATGAAAGCATAAATGTTCAGTATGTCCAAACTGTGACACAGGGTACAGTGACCCTAAAATGTTAGGTCTGGTTCTCTatgcccggcacacagtaggcacttggTGCATACTTGTTACCGATGGAACAACCAGACATGGAGAGTGTCATCTTTCGTTgctattttacagctgagaaaaccaGCAGGGCGGATATGGGGCATTAGAGCTCTAGCCCGTCCGACAGATTCCCCCCGCCCCAGCGAGAGCGCACCGCCCGCCCGCTCTGGCCGAGAACCGCAGAATCGGCCGAGCGAAGGCGCTCCGGGAGACCCGCCCAGATAGTGCCTGGAATCCCACCATCCGCGCCCTGTCCCGCGGCTAGCGCTGTCCTGGGCCAACCTGAAGGGAATCTCCGAGGCTGCCCAGTCTGGCTTTCGGGGAGCCAGAGACTGACCGGACACTTGGCTCTGCAGGTGCAGACCTGGGCCAGAGGGATAGTCACGGAAGCCCAGATGGGAGAGTGGGCTGTGCTGGGGGGTTCccggagggcttcctggaggaggaggggatctTTGAGCTAGACCTTGAGGATTAATTTGTCAAATGAGGGAGACCATCCGAGGCCGAGGGAACGGCgggagggagagctggggaggAAAGAGAATCTGCAGAGTTCCAGGAAAAGCTAGTAGGAATCTTCCCAGAAGTTCGGGCAAGATTTTCCCTGGGCCAGGGTGTGGGTTCCCCGGAACTCATCTCTCCCAGTCACTGAGCTGCTCTGAGCTTCCGGTCTCAACCTGGGCGCAGAGAGGTGCAGCCCCTCGGTTCTCGGACGGGAAAACTGAGCGCACGTAGGTCCTTGACTCGCCTAAGGCTACGGCGTGAACAGCTGGAAAATACACGACTCCGAACCCTCGCCTCGCCGTAACTAGCGCTCCGTGCCAATCTCTGTCCTCTCAGCTCATTTCCGTGTCTCGGATTCCCGCCGCTCTAGGACCCCAAAGTCGGTCTACTGTTGCCCGGGGAACAGCAGTTCGCTGCACCCGCCCGGTGGAGCCCCCGCCCTCTTTCCCTTGCGCCAGCCAATGGAAACGAAGGTTTTCAGTCGGTGGGCGGGATGTCTCCTATGGTGCCCAATGGTAGTCGAGAATCGTTGAGCACTTTACCCGTCGTGCCTCGAAGTGGGCGGGGCCTCCTGCCCGGACTTGAAGCCACACAGGCAGGTCGGGCAGGAGGGTCGCGGGTTGTAAATCCATGTGGCGGGGGTTGTGGACCCTGGCTGCCCGGGCGGCACGTGGGCCTCACAGGTGGGACGACCGGGGAAGGGGTGTGACAGCATGGGGTGCAGCTTGGACCCCAGATCCACTCCCTGGGTTATAGGGGCCCAAGTCCATGCTGCAGAGCCACTACCATTCGCATTCTTCCGAGTCTGAGTCTGTCCGTGTCCCCACCCGCGTCTCATCTGGGTCACCTTCTGGGCACAGAGCTCCCAATCCGGTCGCCCTCCGGCCTCAGAACCTGCGAGCGGTGCATCCCCTAGCCGCAGAGCTCCCGCCCGGGACGTCCCCCAACCATCGAGGCCCCGGTCGACCTGCTGCTCTGGGGGCAGAGCCCTCCAGGCGCGCTGACTCGCCCTCTTGCGTTCCAGACTGTGCCGACGCCAGGGCAGCGGCGCTCCGGCTCCCAGCTCCGGGGCCACCATCTTCGCGTTGAGCTCGGGCCAAGGCCGTTGCGGCATCGCGGTGATCCGGACCAGCGGCCCTGCCAGCGGCCACGCCCTCCGGATCCTCACGGCGCCCCGGGACCTGCCCGCAGCCCGCAAAGCCAGCCTGCGCCTGCTCAGCGACCCCCGCTCCGGGGAGCCTCTGGACCGCGCGCTAGTGCTCTGGTTCCCAGGTGAGGGGTCCTCGGGCCCGAGCCTCCTGTAGGTCTCATGACCCAGTTTTCCCCCTCCAGGAGTCTGCCCAGACTGTGCCGTCCTTACTCTCAGCTGTCTGCCACATTAGGTCCCCGAAGTTTCACGGGTGAGGACTGCGTGGAGTTCCACGTGCATGGAGGCCCGGCCGTGGTGAGCGGCGTCCTGCAGGCCCTGGGTGAGTTGCAGCCGTGGGTTCGAGGCCTGGCTCTGCCAGTGGTCCTGGGTGGGGACCAGGGGGCTCACGACTCGGGGCCTTCCTGCAGGCAGTGTGCCAGGGCTGCGGCCGGCAGAGGCAGGAGAGTTCACCAGGCGGGCATTCGCCCACGGGAAGCTGAACCTGACAGAGGTGGAGGGGTTGGCTGATCTGATCCacgcagaaactgaggcacaacgGCGGCAGGCCCTGAGGCAGCTGGACGGGGAGCTGGGCCACCTCTGCCGCAGCTGGGCCCGGAACCTCACCAAGGCATGTCCCCCATTTGCCCATTCCCTGCCTCAGAGACCCCACCTGTCCACCGCCTGCATGAGAGCCCTCCGCCTATTCGTCATCCACTCCCTGCACTAAAGCAACTGACCTATGAGACGCCAGTCTGGCCCCTCAGGTCAGGCTGGACGCGGGCAAATTGGAGGTGAGACGGTGGGTTCCCAGGTGCTCACACCACCTattgtctcccctcccccaggctctggCCCACGTGGAGGCCTATATCGATTTCGGTGAGGACGACAACCTGGAGGAAGGTGTCCTGGAGCAAGGTGAGTCTGCCTGGAGGTGAGGGATGGGGACACCTGGCATCTCAGCTCCCCAAAGCTCCCCCtcactcccttccctctgcctgccttccctcACCCACAGCGGACATCCAAGTTCGGGAGCTGGAGGTGGCACTAGGTGCACATCTACGAGATGCCAGGCGTGGACAGAGGCTGCGCTCAGGGGCGCACGTTGTGGTCACTGGACCCCCCAACGCGGGCAAGAGCAGCCTGGTGAACCTGCTCAGTGCGTGGGAGGCGGTGAAGGGTGGGGCCTGAACGGGGCGGGGCCTAGTGCCCGGGGCGGGGCCTAGTGCCCGCGGCTGGGCCAGGAACTGAGAGACTCATTAGTGCAGATCTGGGGAAGAGGCCAGAGTGGATGAAAGCTCTGTCCAGACTGGGGATGCAACCTGGGGGAGGAGCTCCTTTGCCTCCACTTTGTCCCCTTTCTGACCCCCCCCCAGGCCGGAAGCCTGTGTCCATCGTGTCCCCGGAGCCGGGGACCACTCGAGATGTGCTGGAGACCCCCGTGGATCTGGCTGGGTTCCCTGTGCTGCTGAGCGACACAGCGGGTTTGCGGGAGGGCGCGGGGCCGGTGGAGCAGGAAGGCGTGCGGCGGGCCCGGGAGAGGTGGGCAGACAGGGTGGCGGTGGGAGGGGGACGCAggacccttcctctgccttttctccctgttgcatttatttttcattcttcctgaAATCAGAGAAGGCCACTAAGCTCCTTCAAGTGAGGACCTCTGTGATTTGGTTCTGATTAAGTTCTGCCCCTGGCACACCCTTTTTGCCCCGCCCCTCATGCTCTGCAGGCCCTCGTGGGCTCGGCCCTGCCCAGAGCCCGCACCTGCTCAACTTGGGGTCGCCGCTTAGTTGGTTCTTTCTGCTTTCCCAGGCTGGAGCAGGCTGATGTCATTGTGGCCATGCTGGACGCCTCTGACCTGGCCTCTCCCTCCAGCCGCAGCTTCCTGGACACAGTTGTGGCCACCGTGGGAGCCCAGAGCCCCAGTGAGAGCAGCCAGCGCCTTGTGCTGGTGCTGAACAAGTCGGACCTGCTGCCCCCTGAGGGCCCAGGGCCCGGTCCTGACCTGCCCCCAAACCTGCTGCTGTCGTGCCTGACCGGAGAGGGGCTCCACAGCCTCCTGGAGGCCCTGAGGAAGGAGCTGGCTGCAGTGTGAGCCCCACTCACCCACCCCCAGCTTCCCCTGATCCAAGTTCCAGCGGAGGCTGAGCCCCTGGCTTTGTTTGGCACATACTTGCCCTCGACTTCAGTTTCTGTGTCTACAAAGTGGGTGCAACCATTTCCTCTTCAAACGATGGTTGTAAAAGGTTGagagaggccgggcacagtggctcaagcctgtaatcccagcactttaggaggctgaggcgggagcattacttgaggccaggagttgaagaccagcctgggcaacatcatgagtccctgtctctacaaataattaaaaaattaggccgggcgcggtggctcacgcctgtaatcctagcactctgggaggccgaggtgggaagatctcttgaggttaggagtttgagaccagcctgagcaagagtgagaccccgtctctactgaaaatagaaagaaatcatctggccaactaaaaacatataggaaaaattagccgggcacagtggcacatgcctgtagtcccagctactcgggaggctgaggcaggagggtcgcttgagcccaggagttgaagttgcaatgagctatcgtgacgccactgcactctagctggggcaacaggatgagaccctgtctcaagaaaataataaaagaggttGACAGAAACCATGTGTCTTATCTCTTCCAGGTGTGGGGACCCATCCACAGGCTCACCACTCCTGACACGCGCAAGGCACCAGCATCACCTCAAAGGCTGCCTGGATGCCCTTGGCCACTACAAGCAGTCGAAAGACCTGGCCCTGGCGGCTGAGGCCCTGCGTGTGGCCCGGGGACACCTGACCTGCCTCACAGGTGGAGGGGGCACTGAGGAGATCCTGGACATCATCTTCCGGGACTTCTGCGTGGGCAAGTGAGGGGATTGCCCAGAGTCTTAGGGGATCTGGGAACTGCTTGGTCCAGATGGGGTTCCCACTCAGTCAAGGAAGAACCTGATTCCAAAACGGTGAagcaggccgggtgcagtggctcacacctgtaatcactgcactttgggaggccaaagtgggaggatggtttcaggccaggagttggagaccaggctgggcagcatagcaagaccccatctctacaaaaaatagaaaaattagtcgggcatggtgatGCCTGCTTATACTCGTAactaaggagactgaggcaggaggttcacttgaggctgggagttggaggctgcagtgaactgtgatcatggCATTGCactccctccagcctgggtgacagaacaagaccctgtctcgaaataaaaacaaaacagggaagcAGAGCAATTGCCTTGAGGGGTCGTGAGCTCCCTGCAGGGACTTGCTAGAGATTCAGGGCCTGGAGTGGGGCTGAATGAAGGTCCCTTTGGGCGCCGGATGCCAGGAGGCCTGAGTGAGACAGAGATAGGAAGATCTTAGGggcttttgtttccttgtttttaatttattttgcaaataccAAAGGAATGTATAAAACTCGGGTGATTCAGAATTGTTTTAATGTGGAAATGTCCCTTATCCCCTCTCCTGGGGTCATGGTTTAATGTGtctttccagaactttctctgCACGTTTGCATCCTTGTGGATACACCTATCAAATATATGTTTGTCTTGTATCATATATATAAATTGTATTGTGTTATTGGTCTACaagtagtcatttttttttccttttttagtacTAGTCTtgatattttgcttctttttaaaattttatcttttctctctctttctcttattttttaagaaacaggatcttgctatgttgcccaggctggtctcgaacgcctgggcttaagcggtCTTCCtacgtcagcctcctgagtggctgggactataggcacacactaccatgcctgcctgatttttcttattttttgtagagatgggatcttgctccatcacccaggctggagtacagtggtgagatcacagctcgctgcagcctcccactcctgggctcaagcgatcctgctcagcctcctgagtagctgggactaggcaTGCACTACTAGGCCTGGCAACGTTTTGCCTCCTGTGTCTTAAAAGTGACTTACAAAATCCACAGGCCCTACTGCCTGTACAAGCTCaatcttcattcactcattcactcagtgaatatttatcaAACCCTCACAAAGAGCTGGCACTGTACATATGATTTTCTTGACTCTTCACAACAGCACGCTGCTGTGGGCATTTTGTTCCAatgctacagatgaggaaactgaggctcagaaaagtagTTACTTGCTGGAGGTCCCCCAGCTTTGGGGGTTTGAACACAAATCTGTTTGAATCCAAATTTGAGTTTGCCAAGAGCCCCTTGTACAACAGGCAGGGTGCTGAGGACACCAAGGGGGACCACGGGTCCCTGCCCTTGTTAATGAAGACATAGAAATCATTACAGTGAGGTCTGATGGCTGCTTTGTGAGTTTAGGATGAGGAgacctgggccgggcgcggtggctcacgcctgtaatcctagcactctgggaggccgaggcgggtggatcgttcgagctcaggagttcgagaccagcccgagcaagagcgagaccccatctctacaaagaaaattcactggacaactaaaaaaataatatgtagaaaaaattagccaggcatggcgcatgcctatagtcccagctacccgggaggctgaggcagggggatcacttgagcccaggagtttgaggttgctgtgagctaagctgacgccatggcactcactctagcctgggcaacagagtgagactgtgtttcaaaaaaaaaaaaaaaaggatgaggaGAGCTGATGGGCTGCCTGGTGGAGGTGGTGAAATTTGTGCAGAGATATAAGTGGTGAGAAGGAAGCCAgatggaggaggctggggagagtaTCCGAGACAGAGGGCtcggcatgtgcaaaggccctggggtgggagcaTCATGGTGTGTTCACAGGaggtggccagtgtggctggaggacAGGGTGATGGAGGGAAAGTAGGAACGGAGGGCCCAGCAGGCAGGTGTCTGAAAATCTGGGGCAGCCTGACATGGTGATGACCAACCAGCAGAGGGCACTGTGCCCTAGCACAGGAGGTTCCTGGCGTCCCGCAGAGCTCGGGTAGCCTACCCTTGGAGGGAGGACCCAGGCCTCCACACCTCACCTGGTGGCGTGTCACTCCCCTGGACAGAGGCAGAAACTGGGTCCTAAATAGGCTCAGGATCTTTCCAAGACTCAGAAGCAGATCTCCACCTCCAGTGATTGAATTTACACACTGGTTTCGCGGGGGCACCAGGGCAGACGAAGGGCATTCACCGGATCGAAAGGAGGCCCCAGAATTTCCCGGCCACCCCACTAAAGCGGATCCCTGCTCCTGTTCATCCATAGGCTTTACGGCAATATGCCACCGTTCATGGATTCGTTTGCCGTTCGGGGAAAGGGTGACGCCATGAGCTCACTTCATGGGTGTCATTACTGTCGTGCCCAGCTTGCAGGAAAACAGACGGTGCCTAGAGAAGGAAAGCGATGATGTGGGTCCAGCAGGGCGGGCTCGACATGGGAGGGTCAGGGAGGCTCCCGGGAGGGGCgagcagggcctgggcctggcgGGGGCCAGGGATGCTCTTTAGGCAAGATGCCTGGGCCCTGCCCGCCTCCCCCGGGGCCCTGGCGCACAGCTGGACTCAGGTCCTTGGCTACAGTCCCTTTTTTCCAAGAAGGGTGAGGTGGTTTGTGGGAAGCCGCCGTGCGTGGGGGTTATTTATAGAGGTTGCAGGAAATCCCCAAGGAGTCAGAGGCTCACCAGGCGGCTGGACCTCAGGGTCAGGGAGGGGCCCGATCTGCCAGTTGCTCCCTGCCCAGCTCATCAACCCACCTCCCAAAGAGCCACCATCCTGGGAGAGTCAGAGCTTCAGAGTCGGGCCTGGAAAGGGGGAGGGACGAGGCTGGGGGTCCCAAAGGAGGAGCAAGGGCTACATCTGGGGCATCAAGGAAGGCTACCTGGAGGAAGGGATCTCTGGAGTTGGGCCTTGGAGGAAGAAGAGTTtgtcaggcaagaaaaagaggTTCTAGTCTGAAGGCACAGCACAAATGAAGGCTTGGTGAGccttttttcagagaattaaatgtcTAGGACAGCTGGAGGCAAGAGCTGCACTGTgactgtgtgtgtttgggggcggggggagctaGACTTTGTTCTAAGGGTaatggggagccatggagggcGTGTGAGCGGGAGAGGGGCTTGGTCAGATTCTGCGATGGAAGGATCCCTCTGGACCAGCACAGGAGCCATACCAGAGGCAGCAGCTGACACACAAGCGTGCGAGGGCTGAGCCAGGGCCAGGCTGTTGGGGCCAGTTAGGAGAATTATAGATCTTAGGGTGCTCTGGATGGCACAAAGCGCCCAAAGTCAGAGACCTGTGCCCATGTATCTGCAGGGtttagaaatattattattattattacaccCATTTCttggatgaggaaatggaggctgggATTAACTAAGCCAAGGGTCAAACCCAGGGATGGTTGGCTCTGGAACCCCAAATCAGGTCTGGTGTGGCTGCTGGGACTGGCCGGCATCAGGACTCTGGGCTGCCTGGACAGTAGGCGCAGGGTCAGGGACGTCCCCGCTTCCTTGGGGCCTCCGGCCCAGCCCGTCTGGGCGGTCTGGCCGGGCTGACCCCCCTGCCCTGGCTTGGCGAAGCTCCAGCTCAGTGTTTCCTGCAGTGACCGTCTCTCGCCCGCGTTTCCGTATCCCGGAAATATCGCTCCTTTGTCCCTCCAGACAAGCCTTCCCTAAGTGTGGCGCTGCCAGCCCTGGCTCCTCATGactcatcccctccctgcccagggtcccagggGATGGGCTGGGAAGGAATCAAGGGGGTGTGGGCGAGACAAGCTGAGAttctagaaaacaatttttaggCAGTTTTTTTCCTCAATGGCCATTTGCTTAACATCTTGGAGTGTTTACTTCTTAGGGATAAAGTCCTGGGAATGGGGTTGCTAAGCCAAAGTGTTTGGGCATCTTTAATTTTATTACGTGATGCCAAACTAGTTTCTGGAAGGGCCACGGTaggatttgcatttctaccagTCCTGTTGGAAAAtgctcttttctccacatcttcaccagcactgGGTGTTAcagctttttaaattgttttcatccCAGTCTGTTGGGTGcagtgtgttttccttgtgttcctCCAATTTGCTTTTCCCTGGCTACTGGCTAATTTAGTGGTATCGGGGAGTCAAAGTGCTCCCCAAACAGACACTGGCGCTTTTTCTGAGATCTCATGGcaccacaaaaacacaaaacagaacaaaacaactgGCCTGGGACTTTTGTGATGTTACTCCTAGACTCATTCTGATGAGGAGGAATTCCTGTAATTCACTAGGGCTGTGTTTCCTCAGAAATTGTTCTCAATACCTGGGGAATTCTTTGCAAACCTAGAAAAACCAAAGCTACAAATGGAtatctgcttttaaaaagaaataccagctggacgtggtggttcgtgcctataatcctagcacgttgggagcctgaagtgggaggatcgcttgaggctgagCATTCGAGACCATATGCCCCGCtatgggcaacatagcgagacccctgtctgttcaaaaaataagaaaaattagccaggcatggtggcacgtgcccatagtcccagctatttgggaggctgaggcaggaggatcacctgagcccaggagttcgaggctgcagtgagctatgattgtgccaccgcact encodes:
- the GTPBP3 gene encoding tRNA modification GTPase GTPBP3, mitochondrial yields the protein MWRGLWTLAARAARGPHRLCRRQGSGAPAPSSGATIFALSSGQGRCGIAVIRTSGPASGHALRILTAPRDLPAARKASLRLLSDPRSGEPLDRALVLWFPGPRSFTGEDCVEFHVHGGPAVVSGVLQALGSVPGLRPAEAGEFTRRAFAHGKLNLTEVEGLADLIHAETEAQRRQALRQLDGELGHLCRSWARNLTKALAHVEAYIDFGEDDNLEEGVLEQADIQVRELEVALGAHLRDARRGQRLRSGAHVVVTGPPNAGKSSLVNLLSRKPVSIVSPEPGTTRDVLETPVDLAGFPVLLSDTAGLREGAGPVEQEGVRRARESRSFLDTVVATVGAQSPSESSQRLVLVLNKSDLLPPEGPGPGPDLPPNLLLSCLTGEGLHSLLEALRKELAAVCGDPSTGSPLLTRARHQHHLKGCLDALGHYKQSKDLALAAEALRVARGHLTCLTGGGGTEEILDIIFRDFCVGK